In a genomic window of Bradyrhizobium ontarionense:
- a CDS encoding TauD/TfdA family dioxygenase, whose product MNERKQFPLSRRALPRALPTDPSGLVEYHDEVDSVPLLMLCPRFDGLVLTRWLGENGPLLRELVTRSGAVLLRGFSDPSAEALSAGLSTLGDGRGPEAYVNRSTPRLSVGGNIYTATEYPADRVIPPHNEMSYTARWPLFLGLMCVQPAETGGETPIYDSRKVLAAIPQEVREAFERHGVLYLRTLAPGIDLPWQEVFQLDDPVAVEAFCNEQNIRCDWLDRDTLRIAECHPAVRRHPRTREEVWFNQAHLFHHLALGHGTARVLSSAVGADRLPRDAQFGDGTAIPADMLEAVKAAYAASAMSFFWQPGDMLLLDNMMFAHARNSYGGKRRVLAGMTAFVDGVRLEDFDR is encoded by the coding sequence ATGAATGAGCGCAAGCAATTTCCACTGTCGAGGCGGGCGCTCCCCAGGGCGCTGCCAACGGACCCATCGGGGCTGGTCGAGTATCACGATGAGGTCGACAGCGTTCCACTCCTGATGCTGTGCCCACGCTTCGACGGATTGGTGCTCACGCGATGGCTCGGCGAGAATGGACCGCTGCTCCGGGAACTGGTCACGAGGTCAGGCGCCGTTCTGCTTCGCGGCTTTTCAGATCCATCTGCGGAGGCCTTGAGCGCTGGCTTGAGCACCCTCGGCGACGGCCGTGGTCCCGAGGCGTATGTCAATCGCTCGACGCCGAGGCTCTCTGTGGGCGGCAACATCTACACCGCGACGGAATACCCCGCAGACCGTGTCATCCCGCCCCATAATGAAATGTCGTATACGGCGCGGTGGCCGCTGTTCCTTGGACTCATGTGTGTGCAGCCTGCCGAGACCGGGGGCGAAACCCCGATCTATGACAGTCGGAAGGTGCTCGCAGCCATTCCGCAGGAGGTGCGGGAGGCCTTCGAGCGCCACGGTGTGCTGTATCTGCGGACGCTCGCGCCGGGCATCGATCTTCCATGGCAAGAGGTGTTCCAGCTCGACGACCCGGTCGCTGTCGAGGCGTTCTGCAACGAGCAGAATATCCGCTGCGATTGGCTCGATCGCGACACACTGAGGATCGCGGAATGTCATCCGGCCGTGCGACGACATCCGCGAACGCGCGAGGAGGTCTGGTTCAATCAGGCTCATCTTTTTCATCATCTCGCGCTTGGTCATGGAACTGCCCGGGTTCTCTCAAGTGCCGTCGGGGCAGACCGATTGCCGCGCGATGCGCAGTTTGGTGATGGGACCGCAATACCGGCCGACATGTTGGAGGCCGTCAAGGCGGCATATGCGGCCAGTGCCATGAGTTTCTTCTGGCAGCCGGGTGACATGTTGCTGTTGGACAACATGATGTTCGCTCACGCGCGCAACAGCTACGGCGGAAAGCGGCGTGTGCTGGCCGGGATGACTGCGTTTGTGGACGGCGTCAGATTGGAAGACTTCGATAGATGA